The region GCTGATCGCCACCGGATCGGCCAGCAGCTTCTCGGACGCCCAGAGATCCACCGTCAAGCCATCAATCGGTTCAAGGTTCACCTGGCGCATCACCCGGTCGCGGGCGGAATCGGCTTCGGTATCACTCAGGGCAATCACCGCCGCATCGGTATCGCTGAGCGGAGCCACCGCTTCAGACTGGGCGGGCGCCTGACCTTGTTCCGGAGCCGGCGATGTGTTGTCATCCGGCGTACAGGCCACCAGCAACAGGGAGAGGGACGCCGCAACCAGCGGGCGACCCAAAAGGGGGTCTCGTTGTTTCATTGCCTTCTCACACATCTTTATGGTTTTGGATGATTCATGCAGCTTGGGGCGATCGGTTGGGAATGCCTGTTCAGAAGCCGCGTTTGCATAAGGTGGTATCGACCACGAGGGAGTATAGGGGAGCGCCGGGAAGATTTATACGTCTTATCGGCTAAAAAATGTTTAAATGTTAAAACTCCCCGCGTCGCTTTGTGGCCGACACAAAAAACTCCCGGTTACCATCACCGCCGGTAATCGGGCTCGGAAACCAGGCATTGACGGTCAGCCCCAACGCCTCGCACTGGGCGCGAATTCGCTGCTCCACCTCGATATAGAGACGATCGTCACGCACAATTCCGCCTTTACCGATACCCGCCTTACCCACCTCGAATTGCGGCTTGACCAGGCTTAGCAGATGACCGCCCGGTTTCAGTAGTCCCGGCAACCCGGGCAGAATGAGCGTCTGGGAAATGAAAGACACGTCCATCACAATCAGATCAAAGCCGTCTGGCGCCTCCGCCATCAGGGTGTCCCTGGGCAGATCCCGGGCATTGATGCCTTCAAAAAACACCACCTTGGGGTGCGTTCTCAGAGCGGGCACCAACTGATCCCGACCGACATCCACACCGACCACCCTGGCGGCGCCGGCCTGCAACAGACAATCGGTAAACCCGCCCGTGGACTGGCCCACATCCAGTGCCACCCAGCCCTCGGGCACCAGGCCCGACTGCGCCAGAGCGCCACGTAACTTGAGGCCACCCCGGGATACAAATTGATCCTCATCACCGGGCTCAATCTTCAGTCGCTGGTCTTCCGACACTTTGATGCTGGCCTTGTTCAGTAGGTGCCAATCGCCGCCCACCTGACAGCGGACCCGCCCGGCTTCGATCATCCGCTGGGCCTGACTGCGGGTGTACGCCAGGCCCCGGGTCACCAGAGCTTTATCCAGTCGTTCCACATTATTGCCTTTTGCTGGGCGATTCCTGGGTATGTGAAGACTCACGTTCAGGCGTCTTCACGCGAGGCGGAGGCAGCGGTTGACCCTGAGCCCGACGGACAATCCAGCGCAGGCCGGCACCGATATCCGGGCGCTCCATCTGCAATTGCGGGGGAACCGGTTGCCATCCGCCGTCCACCCGTTCGGCGACCACGAAGTTGAAACTGTAAAAGGGCTCCTGCCCCATGCGCAGGTCGGTAATCCGCGCCAGTCCGTCCCGCTCGCTGACCTTGAAAAAACCTTTGCTGAACCAGGCGATTCGCCGAACCCCCCAATCGTCCTGAAGGGATTCATAAAGCGCTCTGTTCCGCTCGAAGCGATCGAACTCAATGGCACGCTCGCCATCGGCCAGGGCGTAAAAACCCTCGTAATAGTGATCCGGCGCCATGACCAATACCCGCCAGAGCAGTGTGTTGAACGCACTGGGGGTCACCAGGACCCGCTCGACCGGCCAATCCCGCTCCGCCAACTCGCGCTCGACTCGGGTTTCGGCCCAACTCTGCGCCGCCATACTCCAGAGCAGATAACCCGTGGTCAACGCCAACCCCCAGTGGTTCGCCCGGTGCCGACCGCCCAGCGCCAGAAGCAACCCGACCAGCAGTGGCACCGTGTACAGGGGGTCGATGATAAACAGGCTGGCCACCCCGAACGGATAATCGGTAAAGGGCTGGCCGATCTGGGTCCCGTACACCGTCATGGTATCGAGCAGCACATGGGTAATCAGAATCAGCCACAGCGCGGCCCACCATCGTCGGAAGCCCCCGGCGGGCATCCAGCGGGTAATCAGCCAGGCAAACAGGGGAGAAAGCAGAGACA is a window of Marinimicrobium sp. C6131 DNA encoding:
- a CDS encoding metal-dependent hydrolase encodes the protein MDSLTQMTLGSAVGVAVMGRRVPVWRSALVGAFFGTLPDLDSFVDYGDPIRNVTYHRGASHSLFYLSLLSPLFAWLITRWMPAGGFRRWWAALWLILITHVLLDTMTVYGTQIGQPFTDYPFGVASLFIIDPLYTVPLLVGLLLALGGRHRANHWGLALTTGYLLWSMAAQSWAETRVERELAERDWPVERVLVTPSAFNTLLWRVLVMAPDHYYEGFYALADGERAIEFDRFERNRALYESLQDDWGVRRIAWFSKGFFKVSERDGLARITDLRMGQEPFYSFNFVVAERVDGGWQPVPPQLQMERPDIGAGLRWIVRRAQGQPLPPPRVKTPERESSHTQESPSKRQ
- a CDS encoding TlyA family RNA methyltransferase, with the translated sequence MERLDKALVTRGLAYTRSQAQRMIEAGRVRCQVGGDWHLLNKASIKVSEDQRLKIEPGDEDQFVSRGGLKLRGALAQSGLVPEGWVALDVGQSTGGFTDCLLQAGAARVVGVDVGRDQLVPALRTHPKVVFFEGINARDLPRDTLMAEAPDGFDLIVMDVSFISQTLILPGLPGLLKPGGHLLSLVKPQFEVGKAGIGKGGIVRDDRLYIEVEQRIRAQCEALGLTVNAWFPSPITGGDGNREFFVSATKRRGEF